The following are from one region of the Rosistilla carotiformis genome:
- a CDS encoding DUF1553 domain-containing protein, producing MSTLSTRILLSCIVPFTIALCERSACAVDYLSDIKPLLEEKCYACHGPLKAQGDLRLDTAVALIAGGGSGAAIQPGDPAESLLIDVLTGEAGYQMPPENEGAVMTPAQIDLFRQWIADGAPSPADEEPAADPKTWWSYQPIARPPLPEIDDPNWPRDGIDYFVAARRQANGLPHAPPADRATWLRRVYLDLIGLPPTVEQQQAFLNDDSPMAFEAVVDELLSRPEYGQRWGRHWMDVWRYSDWYGSRGSNEIRYSQRHIWRWRDWIVDSLNDNKGYAAMVREMLSGDERIDPADPMSLAATGYLGRSWYKFDRDVWLFETVERTGEAFLGLTLRCCRCHDHKFDPVSHEEYFRFRSFFEPHDVRTDPISALTEMQKDATLGMVPTDGIPLVYDKNADAPTYRFERGDSRFPDKSKTLEPGVPQALDGSIDLQPIDLPALAWYPMLRPEVRKTLIEKATSEAEATAAALADAQATLRELQDKPAAESLAQQSDPKEEANDLVLLHDNFDAPNPKLWQIQSGNWKVEEGSLWQTDVGSFATIVADLMLPLDFKFRLRYRTLAPGSYRSIGLSFDYQDAGNSQDVYTSVNDSKPSVQAFHRQGGQQAYPAEGIVYTPLKVGEEIVLDVTVVGSQLTIDLNGTRKLDYQMPIARRSGKLALWVHQGAAEFLELEVTRLPPSAETMALQQREAKHAVDLARLKHQAAQAHVESTRLRIAAEVKRYLDPQSAEEPEDLDRWLAAAAEAEARLRVCEAEVEFFEAAPSAEKLEAAKAKLAAAEAKLNDPVNRDYEPLGPQFPRTSTGRRSALADWIVDPQNPRTARVAANHLWGRHFGQPLVATTENFGLNGRKPSHLQLLDWLADELIRNDWMMKPLHRQIVLSATYRMSSDPLPDGNAAALEIDPENRLLWRMNPRRMEAELVRDSTLFLASRIDLAFGGPEIPIAQGDKSLRRSLYLRNTPNEKMPMLEVFDVADPNACYRRQESIVPHQSLAMMNSGLAIDAARTIARRLSDASDFVDVAFATILARRPTAAEAASCNAFLKSHAELLQQTSGETFPGADTATTPRAADPLQAARENLIHVLMLHNDFVTIR from the coding sequence ATGTCGACTCTATCGACGCGAATCCTACTGAGTTGCATCGTCCCGTTTACCATTGCGTTATGCGAACGCTCGGCCTGCGCTGTCGATTATCTTTCCGACATCAAACCGTTGTTGGAAGAGAAGTGTTACGCCTGCCATGGGCCGCTAAAAGCGCAAGGCGATCTGCGACTGGACACCGCCGTGGCATTGATCGCTGGCGGTGGATCGGGAGCGGCAATCCAACCCGGTGATCCGGCGGAGAGTCTGTTGATCGATGTGCTTACCGGCGAAGCGGGTTATCAAATGCCGCCGGAGAACGAAGGGGCGGTGATGACGCCCGCGCAGATCGATCTGTTTCGCCAATGGATCGCCGACGGCGCTCCCTCACCGGCCGACGAAGAACCGGCGGCCGATCCCAAGACCTGGTGGTCGTACCAACCGATCGCTCGGCCGCCGTTACCCGAGATCGACGATCCCAATTGGCCTCGCGATGGGATCGACTATTTTGTTGCGGCGCGGCGTCAGGCCAACGGACTGCCTCACGCGCCCCCCGCCGATCGAGCCACTTGGTTGCGGCGGGTCTATCTGGATCTGATCGGCCTGCCGCCGACCGTCGAACAGCAGCAGGCGTTCTTGAACGACGACAGCCCGATGGCGTTTGAAGCGGTTGTCGACGAACTGCTGTCGCGTCCCGAATACGGTCAGCGTTGGGGGCGTCACTGGATGGACGTGTGGCGGTACAGCGATTGGTATGGCAGTCGCGGGAGCAATGAGATCCGCTACAGTCAGCGACACATCTGGCGTTGGCGCGATTGGATCGTCGATTCGCTGAATGACAACAAAGGTTATGCGGCGATGGTCCGCGAGATGTTATCGGGGGACGAACGGATCGATCCGGCCGATCCAATGTCGTTGGCGGCGACAGGGTATTTGGGGCGCAGTTGGTACAAGTTCGATCGCGATGTCTGGTTGTTCGAAACCGTCGAGCGGACCGGCGAAGCGTTTTTGGGTTTAACGCTCCGTTGCTGCCGCTGCCACGATCACAAATTTGATCCGGTTTCGCACGAGGAGTACTTTCGTTTTCGCAGCTTCTTCGAACCGCACGACGTCCGCACCGATCCGATCTCGGCGCTGACGGAGATGCAAAAGGACGCAACGCTTGGGATGGTCCCGACCGATGGGATTCCATTGGTTTACGACAAAAACGCCGACGCGCCGACCTATCGCTTTGAACGCGGCGACAGTCGTTTTCCAGACAAATCGAAAACGCTGGAACCGGGCGTGCCGCAGGCCTTGGATGGGTCGATCGATCTGCAACCGATCGACTTGCCGGCGCTGGCGTGGTATCCGATGCTTCGCCCCGAAGTCCGCAAAACGTTGATCGAAAAAGCAACCTCCGAAGCGGAAGCGACAGCCGCGGCGTTGGCGGATGCTCAGGCAACGCTACGTGAATTGCAAGACAAGCCGGCGGCCGAATCGCTCGCGCAGCAGTCGGATCCCAAGGAAGAGGCCAACGACTTGGTGCTCCTTCACGACAACTTCGACGCTCCCAATCCCAAGCTGTGGCAAATCCAAAGCGGCAATTGGAAAGTTGAAGAGGGGAGCCTTTGGCAGACCGATGTCGGCAGCTTTGCCACGATCGTCGCCGATCTCATGTTGCCGTTGGATTTTAAGTTCCGCTTGCGTTATCGAACCCTTGCACCCGGATCGTATCGATCGATAGGACTGAGCTTCGATTATCAAGACGCTGGCAATTCGCAAGACGTTTATACGAGCGTGAACGATTCGAAGCCCAGCGTGCAAGCGTTCCATCGCCAAGGCGGACAACAGGCCTATCCGGCGGAAGGAATCGTCTACACGCCGCTGAAGGTAGGCGAAGAGATCGTGTTGGACGTGACGGTTGTTGGCTCGCAATTGACGATCGATCTGAACGGGACGCGAAAGTTAGACTATCAAATGCCGATCGCGCGGCGCAGTGGCAAGTTGGCGTTGTGGGTGCATCAGGGGGCGGCTGAGTTCCTGGAACTGGAGGTGACTCGTTTGCCGCCATCGGCCGAGACCATGGCGTTACAACAACGCGAGGCCAAACACGCTGTCGATTTGGCGCGATTGAAGCATCAAGCGGCACAGGCTCACGTCGAATCGACCCGCTTGCGGATCGCGGCGGAAGTGAAGCGGTATCTCGATCCGCAGTCGGCCGAGGAACCGGAGGATCTCGATCGATGGTTGGCGGCGGCAGCGGAGGCTGAGGCGCGGTTGAGAGTCTGCGAGGCGGAGGTCGAATTTTTTGAAGCCGCTCCGTCAGCTGAAAAGCTGGAGGCGGCGAAAGCGAAGCTGGCGGCGGCAGAAGCAAAATTGAACGATCCCGTAAATCGGGACTACGAACCGCTGGGACCGCAGTTTCCGCGAACCAGCACCGGGCGTCGGAGTGCATTGGCCGATTGGATCGTCGATCCGCAGAACCCGCGAACCGCACGCGTTGCCGCGAATCATCTGTGGGGGCGGCACTTCGGCCAGCCCTTGGTGGCGACAACCGAAAACTTTGGGCTCAACGGGCGAAAGCCATCGCATCTGCAACTGCTCGATTGGTTGGCCGACGAGCTGATCCGGAACGACTGGATGATGAAACCGCTGCATCGGCAGATCGTCTTGTCGGCGACTTATCGCATGTCCAGCGATCCGCTGCCCGATGGAAACGCTGCGGCGTTGGAGATCGATCCGGAGAACCGATTGCTGTGGCGAATGAACCCGCGGCGTATGGAAGCGGAACTGGTTCGCGACAGCACGTTGTTCCTGGCTTCACGTATCGACTTAGCCTTTGGTGGTCCCGAGATTCCAATCGCACAGGGCGATAAAAGTCTTCGCCGCAGCCTGTATCTTCGCAACACGCCCAACGAGAAGATGCCGATGCTGGAGGTGTTTGACGTCGCCGATCCGAACGCTTGCTATCGGCGGCAGGAGAGCATCGTGCCGCACCAGTCTCTGGCGATGATGAACAGCGGGCTGGCGATCGATGCGGCGCGAACGATTGCTCGGCGGTTATCGGATGCTAGCGATTTTGTCGATGTTGCGTTTGCAACGATCCTTGCTCGGCGACCAACTGCCGCGGAAGCAGCGAGTTGCAACGCGTTCCTGAAATCGCATGCGGAGCTGTTGCAGCAAACGTCGGGAGAAACGTTTCCCGGTGCCGACACGGCGACAACGCCGCGAGCTGCCGACCCGCTGCAAGCCGCTCGCGAGAACCTGATCCATGTGTTGATGTTGCACAACGATTTTGTCACGATCCGATAA
- a CDS encoding DUF1501 domain-containing protein: MTLKTQNAACGRTERRQFLSDFGLGFTGLALGAMMHRDAAGSTAADALRGVPHFAPRAKSVIWFFMNGGTSHLESFDPKPALNQHAGKTIDESPHGQAIVDSPYYRKNVVDFGGKPRAMMSQIYPMQVGYGPRGESGIEVSDWWPHVGDCIDDIALVRSMWTTDNDHAAQLQFHTGRHIFDGFFPSIGSWVHYGLGSLNDNLPQFIVMGNPPGDCCGGVGAHDGSYLGPQHAGVQMTSDPKRPLAFGTPGAGTRIAQQRDQLNLLDDLHRMTAAARPDDEALQARIKAYELAFRMQMSVPEIVDLNRETKQTQAMYGLDVKETQQVGRHALTARRLVEQGVRFVQIYDGGGGGGGWDAHTKLKENHARNCARVDKPIAGLLKDLKQRGLLEETLVVWATEFGRTPGAEKSDGRDHHPYGFSVWMAGGGLKGGIAHGATDELGFHAVEDRHYVTDIHATVLHQLGLDPRKLSLPSQKRLEIDYGNPIDAIIA, translated from the coding sequence ATGACTTTAAAAACGCAAAACGCCGCGTGTGGCCGGACCGAACGTCGGCAATTCCTTTCCGACTTTGGGCTCGGTTTCACCGGGCTGGCGCTGGGGGCGATGATGCATCGTGATGCTGCGGGATCGACAGCGGCGGATGCGTTGCGAGGGGTACCGCATTTTGCTCCAAGAGCCAAAAGCGTGATCTGGTTCTTCATGAATGGTGGCACCAGCCATCTGGAATCGTTTGATCCAAAACCGGCTCTGAATCAGCATGCAGGGAAGACAATCGATGAATCGCCGCATGGTCAGGCGATCGTCGATTCACCCTACTACCGTAAGAACGTTGTTGATTTTGGTGGCAAGCCGCGGGCGATGATGTCGCAGATCTATCCGATGCAGGTTGGGTATGGACCGCGTGGGGAGAGTGGGATCGAGGTCAGCGATTGGTGGCCGCACGTGGGCGATTGTATCGACGACATCGCGCTAGTGCGTTCGATGTGGACGACCGACAACGACCATGCGGCCCAACTGCAATTCCATACCGGCCGGCACATTTTTGATGGCTTCTTCCCATCGATTGGTTCGTGGGTGCATTATGGCCTGGGCAGCCTGAACGACAACTTGCCGCAGTTCATCGTGATGGGCAACCCGCCGGGAGACTGTTGTGGCGGCGTGGGAGCTCACGATGGCAGCTATCTGGGGCCGCAACACGCTGGCGTTCAGATGACGAGCGATCCCAAGCGGCCGCTGGCTTTTGGGACGCCCGGTGCCGGAACGCGAATCGCTCAACAACGCGATCAATTGAACCTGTTGGACGATTTGCACCGGATGACTGCCGCGGCGCGGCCCGACGACGAAGCGTTGCAGGCCCGCATCAAGGCGTACGAGCTGGCGTTTCGGATGCAGATGTCGGTCCCGGAGATTGTCGACCTGAATCGCGAGACGAAGCAGACTCAGGCGATGTACGGGCTGGATGTTAAGGAGACGCAGCAGGTTGGACGCCATGCGTTGACGGCTCGGCGGTTGGTCGAACAGGGAGTCCGGTTTGTGCAGATCTACGATGGTGGCGGTGGTGGAGGCGGTTGGGACGCGCACACCAAGCTCAAGGAGAACCACGCCAGAAACTGTGCTCGCGTCGACAAACCGATCGCGGGGCTGTTGAAAGACTTGAAGCAACGCGGGTTGTTGGAAGAGACGTTAGTCGTCTGGGCGACCGAATTTGGTCGGACTCCAGGAGCCGAGAAATCGGATGGCCGCGACCATCATCCCTACGGATTTTCGGTTTGGATGGCGGGCGGCGGATTGAAGGGAGGGATCGCGCATGGAGCCACCGACGAACTCGGCTTCCACGCGGTCGAAGATCGCCACTACGTGACCGACATCCACGCCACCGTCTTGCACCAGCTGGGGCTCGACCCACGCAAACTCTCCCTCCCCTCGCAGAAACGACTGGAGATCGACTACGGCAATCCGATCGACGCGATCATCGCGTGA
- a CDS encoding ATP-binding protein, which produces MDTPVRFDIKEVLAYAIAKNEEMVDTGELYAASNKEKGGQPKRTQGSLHGKLTNFVNRLENKVNDSRLEFFLGEKSNSITFEDTLQTFLGYPSQNNSNVTVIDLSGVPFEVLSITVSLISRLVFEHGYIYKRLRCANNPSEKINNDAPILLVYEEAHKYVPNSDLSRYRSSKVSIERIAKEGRKYGVTLLLASQRPSEISETIFSQCSNFIAMRLTNPTDQGYVKKLLPDSLGSLIDKMTSFRQGEALLVGESIILPSIVQVDPCSDAPSSNDIP; this is translated from the coding sequence TTGGACACGCCTGTCCGGTTTGACATCAAAGAGGTTCTTGCGTACGCAATCGCAAAGAATGAGGAGATGGTTGATACGGGAGAGCTGTACGCGGCCAGTAACAAGGAAAAGGGTGGCCAGCCAAAACGTACTCAAGGCAGCCTTCATGGAAAGCTGACAAACTTCGTAAACCGGCTCGAGAACAAAGTTAACGACAGCAGGCTCGAATTTTTCTTGGGAGAGAAGTCGAATAGTATTACGTTTGAGGATACGCTTCAGACATTCCTTGGCTACCCATCGCAAAACAATTCGAATGTCACAGTCATCGATCTCAGCGGTGTCCCATTTGAGGTACTGAGTATCACGGTCTCGCTCATTTCTCGCCTAGTATTCGAACATGGGTACATTTACAAACGCCTGCGTTGTGCCAACAACCCGAGCGAGAAAATCAACAACGATGCACCAATCCTGCTGGTCTATGAGGAAGCGCACAAATATGTGCCAAACAGCGATCTCTCCAGGTATCGTTCGTCTAAGGTCTCTATTGAGCGGATCGCTAAGGAAGGCCGGAAGTACGGTGTTACCTTGCTGCTCGCGAGCCAGCGTCCCTCCGAGATATCTGAAACGATTTTCTCCCAATGCAGCAACTTCATCGCTATGCGCCTAACGAATCCAACAGACCAAGGCTACGTTAAGAAGTTGCTTCCGGACTCACTCGGTTCGCTAATCGACAAAATGACCTCCTTTCGACAGGGTGAAGCCCTACTTGTAGGGGAATCGATAATCCTTCCGTCAATCGTCCAGGTCGACCCGTGTTCTGACGCCCCATCTTCCAATGATATTCCGTAG
- a CDS encoding ATP-binding protein, with amino-acid sequence MPHTQNEEQINAQVIAVFPDKVRIVVDDLEDFKIAEESLKVGSYVKIADNENAILIAIIENFQIVVSADGKRDHIIEAFPLGILRSGKFERGGDSLAIPPKEVRPATIDDIKKIYGDSVPEAERFSFATLASNKNVPVPVNGNKFFNKHIAVVGSTGSGKSHTLATIIQKAVEEKGGDFSLNNSHVIIFDIHSEYKSAFPSANFIDISNLVLPYWMLNSE; translated from the coding sequence ATGCCCCACACACAGAACGAAGAGCAAATCAATGCTCAGGTAATCGCAGTGTTCCCCGACAAGGTTCGCATCGTAGTGGACGACCTTGAAGACTTCAAGATAGCGGAAGAGTCGCTTAAGGTTGGCTCTTATGTAAAGATTGCGGACAACGAGAACGCAATCCTGATCGCCATTATCGAGAACTTCCAGATCGTAGTCAGTGCAGATGGGAAGCGGGACCATATCATCGAAGCCTTCCCACTTGGCATCCTTAGGAGCGGTAAATTCGAACGCGGCGGCGACTCGCTCGCGATTCCGCCAAAGGAAGTCCGGCCTGCAACTATCGACGACATCAAGAAAATTTATGGCGATTCAGTGCCTGAGGCAGAAAGGTTCAGCTTTGCGACGCTGGCATCGAACAAGAACGTCCCGGTTCCGGTCAACGGAAATAAGTTCTTTAACAAACATATTGCCGTAGTCGGTTCCACCGGTTCCGGTAAGTCGCACACTTTAGCCACCATCATCCAGAAAGCAGTAGAAGAAAAAGGAGGGGACTTCTCACTCAACAACTCACACGTGATCATTTTTGATATTCACTCGGAGTACAAGTCAGCATTCCCTTCCGCAAACTTTATTGACATATCGAATCTGGTCTTGCCATACTGGATGCTCAACAGCGAATAA
- a CDS encoding ISAs1 family transposase — translation MRGGWLSQVASTRSFVVPARRCLSMTGPAAIVSKCFENITDPRVDRGHNYDLVEMIFITLTAAVCGANGWVDVERFAKAKIDWFRRYVKLDNGIPSHDTLGRVFSNLDTGEFLTAMHQWVDHFASSLRDKGVAIDGKVLRGSFDHAAGKSPLHTITAFATETKLVLRQMPVDDKSNEIPAVPQLLELLDLAGSVVTLDAMHCQKETAKRIVAAEADYILTVKGNQGNLANRLSELFLEYGEQRYRVEGLRKHVTVETSRGRDERREYYTIAVPGEPLFADWAGIKSIGMIFRVRDDGNVRHSEATYFISSLPPKVKKLSRRIRDHWKIENSEHYILDVTFSEDASRIRAGSSPEISAAFRRMALNILQQDTTVKDSIRGKRLRAGWDETVLDAIYAGFNRA, via the coding sequence TTGCGTGGAGGTTGGCTGAGTCAAGTTGCTTCGACGAGAAGCTTTGTTGTTCCTGCACGGAGGTGTTTATCGATGACTGGGCCAGCTGCAATTGTTTCAAAATGTTTTGAAAACATTACCGATCCGCGCGTTGATCGTGGCCACAACTATGATCTCGTGGAAATGATCTTCATCACGCTGACCGCTGCGGTCTGCGGTGCGAACGGCTGGGTTGATGTGGAGCGCTTCGCCAAGGCAAAAATCGATTGGTTTCGACGTTATGTCAAACTCGACAATGGAATCCCTAGTCACGACACCCTTGGCCGCGTCTTCTCGAACCTCGACACCGGAGAGTTTCTCACAGCGATGCATCAATGGGTCGATCATTTTGCCAGTTCGCTGCGAGACAAAGGTGTTGCCATCGACGGGAAGGTCTTGCGTGGCTCATTTGATCACGCTGCGGGCAAGAGCCCACTACATACCATTACCGCCTTTGCCACCGAGACAAAGCTGGTGCTCCGACAAATGCCTGTCGACGATAAAAGCAACGAAATTCCTGCCGTTCCCCAGTTGCTCGAACTGCTTGACCTTGCTGGATCCGTGGTCACGCTCGACGCGATGCATTGCCAGAAAGAGACCGCCAAACGGATTGTCGCCGCAGAGGCAGATTACATTCTGACGGTCAAAGGTAACCAAGGGAATCTTGCGAATCGATTGTCAGAACTGTTCCTTGAGTATGGTGAACAGCGATACCGTGTCGAAGGATTACGCAAGCATGTAACGGTGGAAACATCGCGTGGTCGCGACGAGCGCCGTGAGTACTACACAATCGCCGTTCCAGGCGAACCGCTCTTTGCTGACTGGGCCGGTATCAAATCGATTGGAATGATCTTCCGCGTCCGTGACGATGGCAATGTGAGGCATTCCGAGGCGACGTACTTCATTAGCAGCCTGCCGCCCAAGGTGAAAAAGCTGAGCCGGCGGATTCGCGATCACTGGAAGATTGAGAACAGCGAACACTACATTTTGGATGTAACTTTTTCCGAAGACGCCAGTCGAATTCGCGCGGGCAGTTCACCAGAAATCTCCGCTGCTTTTCGCCGAATGGCGTTGAATATTTTGCAGCAGGACACAACCGTGAAAGACTCGATTCGCGGCAAACGACTCCGTGCGGGCTGGGACGAAACCGTTCTTGATGCCATTTATGCCGGTTTTAACAGGGCTTGA
- a CDS encoding DUF2130 domain-containing protein — protein sequence MHEIICPHCGKAFKIDEAGYADILKQVRDSDFEQQLHKRLELAEADKQNAVELAMSKVTGELQKTAAAKDSEIQELKAKLDAGEITRKLAVTEALSSVEKERDTLANELAKTLRERDSAAKLAEAHLLNQLQKAAATKDAVIQELTSKLSATEVAQKLAISEAVGRAERERDELRGCLERSELEKQLAEKSLKDKYETQIKDRDDAIDRLRDMKARLSTKMVGETLEQHCDTEFNRIRATAFPRAYFEKDNDARSGSKGDYIFRDADETGTEIVSIMFEMKNESDETGSKKKNEDFLKELDKDRNEKSCEYAVLVSLLEPDSELYNSGIVDMSHRFRKMYVIRPQFFIPIVTLLRNAAQNSLMYKKELALVKEQNTDITNFENELDAFKTGFARNYELASKKFKTAIQEIDKTIDHLQKTKDALLGSENNLRLANNKADDLTVKKLAKGNPTMAAKFAELKNQNPSDNE from the coding sequence ATGCACGAAATCATATGCCCTCACTGCGGGAAAGCGTTCAAGATTGACGAAGCTGGGTACGCGGACATTCTGAAACAGGTTCGCGATAGCGATTTCGAGCAGCAATTGCATAAGCGCCTTGAACTGGCTGAGGCGGACAAGCAGAATGCCGTTGAGCTAGCCATGAGTAAAGTCACTGGCGAGTTACAAAAGACTGCCGCAGCCAAGGATTCCGAAATCCAGGAACTGAAAGCTAAGCTCGACGCAGGGGAGATAACGCGCAAGCTAGCCGTTACCGAGGCACTCAGCAGTGTTGAAAAAGAGCGTGACACGCTGGCGAACGAACTTGCAAAAACACTGCGGGAAAGGGACTCTGCTGCGAAACTGGCCGAGGCGCACCTTTTAAATCAATTACAGAAGGCTGCCGCGACGAAGGACGCTGTGATCCAAGAGCTGACATCGAAGCTTAGCGCCACAGAGGTTGCGCAGAAGCTTGCGATTTCCGAGGCCGTTGGTAGGGCCGAGAGAGAGAGGGATGAACTGAGGGGCTGCCTCGAGCGATCCGAACTTGAAAAGCAGCTTGCAGAGAAGTCCCTCAAGGACAAGTACGAGACGCAGATCAAAGATCGAGATGATGCGATCGATCGTCTCCGTGACATGAAAGCTCGCCTGTCGACCAAGATGGTTGGCGAAACTCTCGAACAGCATTGCGATACAGAGTTCAACCGCATTCGAGCGACGGCATTTCCACGGGCATATTTCGAGAAGGACAACGATGCACGGAGCGGCAGCAAGGGCGATTACATTTTTCGCGACGCGGACGAAACTGGCACCGAAATCGTTTCTATCATGTTCGAAATGAAGAACGAAAGTGACGAAACAGGTTCTAAGAAAAAGAACGAAGACTTTCTTAAAGAGCTCGATAAAGATCGAAATGAAAAGAGCTGTGAGTACGCAGTTCTCGTGTCGCTTCTTGAGCCAGATAGCGAGCTTTACAACTCTGGCATTGTCGATATGTCCCACCGTTTCCGGAAGATGTATGTAATCCGACCGCAATTCTTCATCCCGATCGTTACACTGCTGCGAAACGCTGCCCAGAACTCGCTGATGTATAAAAAAGAGCTCGCACTAGTGAAAGAACAGAACACCGATATCACAAACTTCGAGAATGAACTCGATGCGTTTAAGACCGGCTTTGCTCGAAACTACGAACTGGCGTCCAAGAAATTCAAGACAGCTATTCAGGAGATCGATAAAACCATCGACCATCTTCAGAAGACCAAAGACGCGCTACTAGGATCCGAAAACAATCTACGCCTTGCCAACAACAAAGCCGATGACTTAACGGTCAAAAAACTGGCAAAGGGTAACCCCACAATGGCCGCAAAGTTTGCCGAACTCAAGAATCAAAATCCTTCCGATAACGAGTAG